TTCCTTATCCAGGTCAGCTATCTGTTTTTCCAGGTCGGCATATTGTTTTTTGAGTTCACGATATTCAAGCAGACCCGTGGGCCCCCATACCGTACGGCTGAAAAGCACGATGCTTATGAGACCAAGCACCACAAGAATAAAGGATCGCCAGAACATTACTGCAACAGCCGCTTGTTTTGGGGCTTTCCTTTCCGGGAAAGCTTGAGTTCGGCCAAAAAGGTAGCTGTGGCGTTTTCAAGCCGCCGCACGTCCTCTTCGGCAAGTTTCATCTGATCCACTTGAGCAAGGTAATCCTTTAGTGAATTGAGTTCCATATCAAAGTAGCGCCCCCAGACCCCGGCGCGCATGTCGGGCTCCAATTCCAGAATGGTCTGGATGCAGTTTTTGAGGCGTATCTGCAACGTACTCATACTTTGTCGGAATCCTTACGCGCCTGCGTACGGCGGTAAAAATCATAGCAGTAATTGGAGCCAGAGATGAGGGCCAGAGCCAACGCTGCATACAAAAGCCACTCGCCAATGGGGCTGAGATCCATCCCCCATAGTGGATAATGCAGTATGAGCGGCACGATGGCAAAAATTTGCAGAATGGTTTTGGCTTTGCCGAACTTGTCAGCGGCAAGCACTATGCCTTCATCAATGGCTATGGTGCGCAGGCCGGTGACCACCAGTTCACGGCAGACCATAATGATGACAACCCAGGCCGGAGCCCAGCCAAGCCTAACAAACATGATGAGAACGGAACAGATTAGTACCTTATCTGCCAAGGGATCAAGAAACTTGCCCATGCTTGTGACCATGTTGGAACGGCGGGCAACGTAGCCATCGGCCCAGTCGGTCAGTGAAGCGAAAATAAAGGCCAGGGCAGCGAGTTTACAGGTAACCGGTCCCTCAAAATACAGCAGTAAAACTACCAGAGGGGTCATAAGAATACGTAATAGCGTAATTTTATTAGCAAGATTAAGCATGTAGTTCTTTTTGACGCTCCCGGAGATTTTTTGTCCAAATAACATAAAAGCAAACAGGAGAAAAGAAGAAAAAACTCCCCTACCGGGGCGCTTGAAGCCCGGCAGGGGAGTTTAACTTTTTGCGCTACAGGCTCAATGGAGTTTCGCACGCATCAGCAGTATGAAACAATCTCCAAAGAACGCAGAAACATGGCCTGCATAGTATCTGACAGCCGCTGCGTGTTTCAGACAGCGGGTCTATGGCTAGGCATGCGTGGAGGCCAAGGCTTCCAGGCTGGTGTCACAGGCAGAGGCAATGGCGTCGGCCAACTGCAAAAACGCTGTCTTGGCCGGGCTTTCCGCTTCAAGATACACAACAGGCACGCCGCGATCGGCCGCCACCACGGTAGTGGGATCCAGGGGCA
This DNA window, taken from Desulfovibrio sp. 86, encodes the following:
- a CDS encoding FtsB family cell division protein, which produces MFWRSFILVVLGLISIVLFSRTVWGPTGLLEYRELKKQYADLEKQIADLDKENMALSREIRLLQSDNQYVEKVIRQRLHYVRDNEVLYLFDASAKPHREP
- the pgsA gene encoding CDP-diacylglycerol--glycerol-3-phosphate 3-phosphatidyltransferase — protein: MLNLANKITLLRILMTPLVVLLLYFEGPVTCKLAALAFIFASLTDWADGYVARRSNMVTSMGKFLDPLADKVLICSVLIMFVRLGWAPAWVVIIMVCRELVVTGLRTIAIDEGIVLAADKFGKAKTILQIFAIVPLILHYPLWGMDLSPIGEWLLYAALALALISGSNYCYDFYRRTQARKDSDKV